The nucleotide sequence GTTGACCGCGAAGACGTCCTCGCCGTCGATTTCGGCGGTGATCCGGTGGCTCCCCGTCGATTCGAAGGTATGCGAGACGGGGACGGCCCCGGTCCCCTCGTCGATCCGCTCGGTGGCGACCTCCTCGCCGTCGATGGAGACGCTCACGTCGACGGGGGAGCCGGCCTCGACGCCCTCGACCCGCACCAGAAAGCGACTCTCGACGCCGACGCTCGCCTTGTCGGGCCCGGTGAGGGTGACGTACCGCTCGGTACGGGTCGGCTCCGGCGAGACGGTGCTGATCGTGGCGTTGACGGAGCGGGCGAACTCCGCCGTCTCGGCGAGGCTCTGCCCGCCGGTCACCTGCCCGTCCGAGACGACGACCACCGACCCGTTCTCGCGGAGGTTGGCGGCGACGCCGTCGCCGATCCGGGAGTTCGTCCCCTGGCCGACCGTCGAGACGGTGACCGGGACGCCCTCCTCCTCGACGTCGGCGGCGAGGTCCTCGGCCACGTCCGGCGAGACGTCGGTGCTGTTCGAGCGGTCCACGAGCATCGACACCGAGGGGTCGCCCTGCGTCTCCGTCGTGACGACGGTGAAGGGGCCGGCGGCCGCGACGACGATCAGCGTCGCGACGACGACACGGGAGGCCAGCAGGAGCCGTCGGCTGCGGGTCGCGGCCGTCCCCGAGGCGCGGTAGTGGATCAGCAAGGCGAGCGCACCGACGACGACGGGGAGCGCGACGAGGACCAGCGGTCGCTCCAGGCCAACGACGGTGCCGTCCGACAGCGCCGTCCGCACGGCGAGGGCCCCCCACATCAGAGATCACCCCGGCGTCGGAGGAAGGCGACTTCGCCGACGACGACGAGGAGGGCTGACAGCGCGACCAGCCAGGTCAGCGGCCGCGGCACCTGCCGTTCCTCCTCGCGGGTGACCGCCCCGGGGTCGTCCGTGCGGTCGGCGAGGGGGACGGCGTCGACGTCGGACTCGGCCTCGCTGTACAGCGAGACGCCGACGCGCCGGTCGCCGACGGCGTAGAATCCGGCGGTGTCGAGCGGGACCGTCCGCGCCGAGACGGCGCCGGCGGGCGTCTCGACACGCGTCTCGTTGGCGAAGCGGAGGCGGTCACCCGTCCCGCGGTTGAGCGAGGAGAGCGACTCCCGGCCGGCGAGGTGGAACGCCGCCCGCTTCCAGAAGACGGGGTACTGGTAGTTGAACCGGAACGGGTCGTCGCCCACGTAGCCGTAGTAGAGCACCCGTCCCTGCCCGCGCTGGTGGGTGGCCACGAGCGGCGTTCCGTCGGCCGTCTGCACCAGCGCCGTCCCCGCCCGCAGCGACCCCTGGAGGTACGTCCCCGGCGGCGGGAAGTCGATACCGCGAGTGAGCTCCGTCGTCGTCACGCGGCCGACCGACGGGTTCCGGTCGGTCCCGTTCGGCGAGAGCAGGAGGAGATCGCCGTACGTCTCCGGCGGACTGGGCTGGGCGAGGACGCCGACGCCGCCGCCGGATTCGATCACGTCGCGTCCCGCCTCGACGTTCCCGCGGAGGAGGCTCTCGGGCTCCAGATCGCTGTAGAGGATCACGTCGTACCCCTCCTCGACGGTGGTCGGCGGCTCGTCGACGGTCAGATCGACCTCCTCGACCACCGAGAGGGCGGTCGTGAGATACCGGTCGCGGTCGTTCGTCAGGAGGAGAACGTCCACCGTCGGATCGTCGGGGGCGGCGACGTAGGCGACGTCGTCGGTGGGGAAGGCGTCGCCGGGGGTCAGTTGCGCCCGGCCGCCGCCGCCCGGGATGGTGAGGCTCACCCGCTCGACGTCACCGGGACCGAGTTCGATCGATCGGCTGCGGCCGCCGAGTTCGACCGAACGGGTGACCGTCGAGTCGCCGAAGTTCTTGATCGAGAGGGTGACGTTGCGCCCCGAGAAGGAGCGGTCGACGATGCCGACGTTGTCCGCGCCGCCGCCCGCGAACTGGCGGAGGTCGACCTGCAGGTCGCGGGCCCGTGCGGACCGGACGGCGTCGGTCCATCCGTCGTCGGCGAAGTCGCTGAACACGACGACGCGTGCGTTCTCGCCGGCGATGGAGGCGGCCTGGGAGATGGCGGCGCCGAGGTCGGCCGACACGTCGGTGACC is from Haloplanus salinarum and encodes:
- a CDS encoding DUF7408 domain-containing protein, translating into MALSDVFLTPLGLVALLTVVPVILLYLVQPDPRRIELPTIELLLDDDQRDASNPLLERLKRNLLLFLQLLVLVALAVALAGPYVSVSESQTVEETVIVLDGSASMAVETDGGTRFDAARAAAREVTTGTNSVVFAGAESRVALRSGGDTEVQGTLDSLAVTDVSADLGAAISQAASIAGENARVVVFSDFADDGWTDAVRSARARDLQVDLRQFAGGGADNVGIVDRSFSGRNVTLSIKNFGDSTVTRSVELGGRSRSIELGPGDVERVSLTIPGGGGRAQLTPGDAFPTDDVAYVAAPDDPTVDVLLLTNDRDRYLTTALSVVEEVDLTVDEPPTTVEEGYDVILYSDLEPESLLRGNVEAGRDVIESGGGVGVLAQPSPPETYGDLLLLSPNGTDRNPSVGRVTTTELTRGIDFPPPGTYLQGSLRAGTALVQTADGTPLVATHQRGQGRVLYYGYVGDDPFRFNYQYPVFWKRAAFHLAGRESLSSLNRGTGDRLRFANETRVETPAGAVSARTVPLDTAGFYAVGDRRVGVSLYSEAESDVDAVPLADRTDDPGAVTREEERQVPRPLTWLVALSALLVVVGEVAFLRRRGDL